The following proteins are co-located in the Pedobacter sp. FW305-3-2-15-E-R2A2 genome:
- a CDS encoding GtrA family protein, whose product MRKALLRLIDFFYPPFSRWLSLHTFRYLVSGSTTAASGIVVYYIAYNWILHQKDVQLSIPFLPKLITAPVAALAIESLITFCIGFILNKYLIFTKSNLKGRIQLFRYGSVFVTNILLNLAMLKVLVEAFGFYPTISKIIITVVLTVFSYFSQKYFTFKVRK is encoded by the coding sequence ATGCGTAAAGCGTTATTAAGATTAATAGATTTCTTTTACCCTCCTTTTTCCCGCTGGTTATCCCTCCATACTTTCCGGTACCTCGTGTCGGGAAGTACCACTGCAGCATCGGGAATTGTGGTGTATTATATTGCCTATAACTGGATTTTACATCAAAAGGATGTACAGCTCTCCATTCCTTTTCTTCCCAAACTGATCACTGCTCCGGTAGCAGCACTGGCCATAGAATCTTTAATCACCTTTTGCATCGGTTTTATCCTCAATAAGTACCTGATCTTTACCAAGTCAAACCTCAAAGGAAGGATTCAGCTCTTCCGCTATGGTTCTGTATTTGTAACGAACATTCTGCTAAACCTTGCCATGCTAAAAGTGCTGGTAGAAGCCTTTGGTTTTTATCCGACAATTTCAAAGATTATCATTACTGTGGTCCTTACAGTATTCAGTTATTTCTCTCAAAAGTACTTTACATTTAAGGTCAGAAAATAA